From one Chryseobacterium sp. 3008163 genomic stretch:
- a CDS encoding Crp/Fnr family transcriptional regulator, translating to MNRLRQHIEEITTITHEEFESIKTFFTLKNVRKNQFLLHEGDDVQFEFLVLDGIYKVYYLDENGKEHIVQFAKKNWWMTDYSSFFKQNKSTMFVECLSDGEVLCLTLEGREKLAAEFHSMEHFFRVKLTNGYVASQDRIRLLLSSTPQQRYEEFSKLYPDLILQIPKKYIAEYLGVSRETLSRLYSNTK from the coding sequence ATGAACAGATTACGGCAGCATATTGAAGAAATAACCACCATCACCCATGAAGAATTTGAATCTATCAAAACATTTTTTACACTTAAGAACGTCCGTAAAAATCAGTTTCTGCTTCATGAAGGTGATGATGTACAATTTGAGTTTCTGGTCTTAGATGGAATTTACAAAGTCTATTATCTCGACGAAAACGGAAAAGAACACATTGTACAATTTGCTAAGAAAAATTGGTGGATGACTGATTACAGCAGTTTTTTTAAACAAAACAAATCGACAATGTTTGTAGAATGTCTTTCAGACGGAGAAGTTTTGTGCCTTACCTTGGAAGGTAGAGAAAAACTGGCTGCAGAATTTCATTCGATGGAACATTTTTTCAGGGTAAAACTGACGAACGGTTATGTTGCTTCGCAGGACAGAATAAGACTTTTGCTATCGAGCACACCTCAGCAACGATATGAGGAGTTTTCAAAACTTTATCCTGACCTCATCCTGCAGATTCCTAAAAAATATATTGCTGAATATCTTGGAGTAAGTAGGGAAACATTGAGCAGGCTTTATTCAAATACTAAATAG
- a CDS encoding type VI secretion system baseplate subunit TssF, with the protein MNLDQNIYSKESVKARMLQNATKVWGLKSPQSLDPFVKLLIDAFSTEVFKANNEIQTVNARILEKLAKLLTPSIYTHPIPAHAVAYTAPFESSEVLLEHTEFFFRKQMNSTVKSESDKQLNIPFTPIGSVKTNKAQTAIMFVGNTCYSIDDRLNKIPISRFQGRPSDYRKVTIGINVSKYTNEKFPRALGLYCSNPAFEHLDFVYKLLPYITVSSNGNPLFVKEGLTYLKKEQAEGYEQLFHEQSIQTKIIEDIKSIYHHKFIEVTGLSRDLFSEAGTLPQDLDFLNGREEIQKYIDGKNFLWLTFEFPPQFSAEILDNFTFVLNAFPIYNRGWKKTEYSLDIMGNNIPLITEEGEHFLYVDEVQDGEGRKYTEIPFTPSDDLKKGLYTVRKGGMERFNNRNAVDMISNVLELTRDEIAAFSLLNRDNVKGMLSEMSDKMKSMVQKVNNAKRSIKQELNYVIMEPVEKTDHTYASFWITHCTFANHMRPGTELSNQLKSQSLILLTETIGGAEEQKGSDSIQAYKYALTTRDKIISLEDVKNYVRMVLKDELKDVRVKRGTMISNKPKEGFVRTVEVEVIPQNYSFYGRVYWENMANILRNQIISKAIDGIEYRVMITNEDVDFFES; encoded by the coding sequence ATGAATTTAGATCAGAATATTTATTCGAAAGAGTCTGTAAAAGCACGAATGTTGCAAAATGCTACCAAAGTCTGGGGATTGAAAAGCCCGCAGTCGCTGGATCCTTTTGTTAAACTTTTAATTGACGCTTTCAGTACAGAAGTTTTTAAAGCGAATAATGAAATTCAAACCGTTAATGCGAGAATTTTAGAAAAGCTTGCGAAACTTTTAACACCATCAATATACACTCATCCGATTCCTGCTCACGCTGTTGCATATACGGCTCCTTTTGAATCTTCAGAGGTTCTATTGGAGCACACTGAATTTTTCTTCAGAAAGCAGATGAATTCAACGGTAAAATCAGAATCAGATAAACAACTGAATATTCCTTTTACACCTATTGGGAGTGTAAAAACAAATAAGGCACAGACAGCCATCATGTTTGTCGGCAACACATGCTACAGCATTGATGATCGTTTAAATAAAATCCCAATTTCAAGGTTTCAGGGAAGGCCGTCCGATTACAGGAAAGTAACAATTGGAATTAACGTTTCAAAATATACCAACGAAAAATTCCCTAGAGCTTTGGGATTGTATTGTTCAAATCCCGCATTTGAGCATTTAGATTTTGTGTATAAATTACTTCCTTACATCACCGTTTCAAGCAACGGAAATCCTTTGTTTGTAAAGGAAGGTTTAACGTATCTTAAAAAAGAACAGGCAGAAGGCTATGAACAACTCTTTCATGAACAATCGATTCAGACCAAAATCATTGAAGACATCAAAAGTATTTATCATCATAAATTCATTGAAGTAACCGGATTGTCAAGAGATTTATTTTCAGAAGCGGGAACATTGCCTCAGGATTTAGATTTTTTAAACGGAAGAGAAGAGATTCAGAAATATATTGACGGAAAAAACTTCTTGTGGCTGACTTTTGAATTTCCTCCTCAGTTTTCCGCTGAGATTTTAGATAATTTCACTTTTGTATTAAACGCTTTCCCCATTTACAATCGTGGCTGGAAAAAGACAGAGTACAGCTTAGACATTATGGGAAATAATATTCCTTTGATCACCGAGGAAGGCGAGCATTTCTTATACGTAGATGAAGTACAGGACGGGGAAGGAAGAAAGTATACCGAAATTCCATTTACTCCATCAGATGATCTTAAAAAAGGTCTTTACACTGTAAGAAAGGGAGGAATGGAAAGATTCAACAACAGAAATGCGGTGGATATGATTTCGAATGTGCTTGAACTGACGAGAGATGAAATTGCAGCTTTTTCTTTATTAAATCGTGACAACGTCAAAGGAATGCTGAGCGAAATGTCTGACAAGATGAAGTCGATGGTGCAGAAAGTAAATAACGCCAAAAGAAGCATCAAGCAGGAGCTCAACTACGTGATTATGGAACCTGTTGAGAAAACCGATCATACTTATGCGTCATTTTGGATTACGCACTGTACTTTTGCGAACCATATGCGCCCCGGAACTGAGCTTTCTAACCAATTAAAATCTCAGTCACTGATACTTCTTACCGAAACCATCGGTGGTGCGGAAGAGCAGAAAGGTTCAGACAGTATTCAGGCATACAAATATGCGTTAACGACCAGAGATAAAATTATTTCGCTTGAAGACGTTAAAAATTACGTGCGAATGGTTTTAAAAGATGAATTAAAAGATGTCCGTGTAAAAAGAGGAACCATGATCAGTAACAAACCAAAGGAAGGTTTCGTTCGAACGGTTGAAGTCGAGGTTATTCCACAAAATTATTCTTTCTACGGAAGAGTGTATTGGGAAAATATGGCAAATATTCTTAGAAATCAGATTATCTCAAAAGCCATCGACGGTATAGAATATCGGGTAATGATTACCAATGAAGATGTAGATTTCTTTGAGAGTTAA
- a CDS encoding putative quinol monooxygenase yields MSEQAVYVCAKWQVKEGKLDAVLEIMKEASKKSSEEIGNLFYKIHQSQSDQNTLILFEGYENELAVESHKNSEHYQNLVVKQIIPLLENREVILMDQII; encoded by the coding sequence ATGAGTGAACAAGCAGTTTATGTTTGTGCCAAATGGCAGGTAAAAGAAGGGAAACTGGATGCAGTTTTGGAAATTATGAAAGAAGCCTCTAAAAAAAGTTCAGAAGAAATAGGAAATTTGTTTTACAAGATTCATCAGAGTCAAAGTGATCAGAATACATTGATTTTATTTGAAGGATATGAAAATGAATTAGCGGTAGAATCTCATAAAAACTCAGAACATTATCAGAATCTGGTTGTGAAGCAGATTATTCCTTTGCTGGAAAACAGAGAGGTTATTCTGATGGATCAGATTATTTAA
- a CDS encoding DUF4920 domain-containing protein codes for MKLKSILFLVAVSASTLAFAQEGKKFGPPAGNAIVGDTYGSTVTSAESKAMSVDKLAKKLKKDNKKVENVAIKGKVVDVCDKKGCWLTIQTEDDTQFFVKMKDYGFFVPTALKGKNVVLEGNAERKVTSIDEQKHYAEDAKKPQAEIDAITKPKEEIRFVANGIKVIN; via the coding sequence ATGAAATTAAAATCCATATTATTTTTAGTAGCAGTAAGTGCTTCAACGTTAGCATTTGCTCAAGAAGGTAAGAAATTCGGACCTCCGGCAGGAAACGCAATCGTAGGTGACACTTACGGATCAACAGTAACATCAGCAGAATCTAAAGCAATGAGCGTTGATAAACTGGCTAAAAAACTGAAAAAAGACAACAAAAAAGTTGAAAATGTTGCCATCAAAGGAAAAGTGGTAGACGTTTGCGACAAAAAGGGTTGTTGGTTGACCATTCAAACTGAAGACGATACTCAATTTTTTGTAAAAATGAAAGATTACGGTTTTTTCGTACCGACAGCTTTGAAAGGTAAAAACGTAGTATTAGAAGGTAATGCCGAAAGAAAAGTAACTTCTATCGATGAGCAGAAACATTATGCAGAAGATGCTAAAAAGCCTCAAGCAGAAATTGACGCAATCACAAAGCCAAAAGAAGAAATCAGATTTGTAGCGAACGGAATTAAAGTCATTAACTAA
- a CDS encoding type 1 glutamine amidotransferase domain-containing protein — protein MKAKVLIIVSNASSIGLNKRRTGTFLSEVAHPYAEFEKAGYKIDFASLTGESPFLDALNLADDPDNLKFLTGKGWEDMHKAAKLSEVDVNNYDAVFIPGGLAPMVDMPENAELKKVIAGAYERNAIVGAVCHGPVSLLNVKLSDGTYLVNGKNITSFTTEEEDNYARADVPFDLQTALTEQGAIFHAAEAWSANSIADGNLVTGQNPASAKGVGEKIVAILESRNS, from the coding sequence ATGAAAGCAAAAGTATTAATCATTGTATCCAATGCAAGCTCAATAGGACTGAACAAAAGAAGAACGGGAACTTTTTTATCAGAAGTCGCACATCCGTATGCAGAATTTGAGAAAGCAGGTTATAAAATCGATTTTGCAAGTTTAACGGGTGAATCTCCATTTTTAGACGCATTAAATTTAGCTGATGATCCGGATAATTTGAAATTCCTTACAGGTAAAGGTTGGGAAGACATGCACAAAGCTGCTAAACTTTCAGAAGTTGATGTCAATAATTACGATGCAGTTTTCATTCCTGGTGGTTTGGCTCCGATGGTCGATATGCCTGAAAATGCTGAACTAAAGAAGGTAATCGCTGGAGCTTATGAAAGAAATGCAATTGTAGGAGCTGTTTGTCACGGTCCTGTTTCTTTATTAAATGTAAAATTAAGTGACGGAACTTATTTGGTAAATGGTAAAAATATCACCTCTTTCACCACTGAAGAAGAAGATAACTACGCAAGAGCAGATGTTCCATTTGATTTGCAGACTGCATTGACTGAACAAGGTGCTATTTTCCATGCTGCGGAAGCCTGGTCCGCAAACAGTATCGCTGACGGAAATTTAGTAACCGGACAAAACCCTGCCTCTGCAAAAGGTGTAGGTGAAAAAATAGTAGCAATTTTAGAGTCTAGAAATTCATAA
- a CDS encoding helix-turn-helix domain-containing protein: MVKNLLTLLLYFVIFIITNNLKAQDPEKYNLMYSKTYLETSQKDFKKALEIADSLYKISETPKFKAKSLMLSATLIQQSGNDRKSLEYALKAEEYVRNSDDYLWQSKIYGFLSSQYRSLGLFNQAKDYINKSEYVIKKINNASVASNMLGLVMQEKAYCEIEFNHYKKALYYVNQSNHLFKSIGNREPTLVANNYQLEGICYYKLGDNKRALSIYQKAASTLAPMSDNYLKGLIFSGIAQVYIETKNLDKAKLYLDKAESIAEQSNYLSLKDEIYNTSQQYYFATKNIEKLAEVKIKQDSTKEKISYNTSAFIDKEYSDSQQKYQIEEKKSHRNSLILILLITLFCVYIILIFIKSSNYKAKHTNIKVNTKQIQDNHIHQVFSLEENIQQESTDKEIITNLDFGQPAMMTPATEKKLLAKLEKFENSTLFTRNSISLPYLATYCDTNTKYLSYVINNFKHKDFNNYINELRIKYILEKLKSDSKYQKYKIASLADEAGFSSQSKFAIAFKKITDISPSHYLQALNEEKLNN, from the coding sequence ATGGTTAAAAATCTATTGACACTCTTATTGTATTTTGTAATATTTATAATTACAAACAATCTAAAAGCACAAGACCCGGAGAAATACAATCTAATGTACAGCAAAACCTATTTGGAAACCTCTCAAAAGGATTTTAAAAAAGCTTTAGAAATTGCAGATTCTCTTTATAAAATTTCAGAAACCCCAAAATTTAAAGCTAAAAGCCTGATGCTTTCTGCAACGCTTATACAACAATCCGGTAATGATAGAAAATCTTTAGAATATGCATTAAAAGCTGAAGAGTACGTTAGAAATTCTGATGATTATCTATGGCAATCAAAAATTTATGGCTTTTTATCATCTCAATATAGAAGTCTGGGATTGTTTAACCAAGCTAAAGACTATATCAATAAGTCTGAGTATGTGATTAAAAAGATTAATAATGCATCTGTTGCAAGTAATATGCTGGGGTTAGTGATGCAGGAAAAAGCCTATTGTGAAATAGAATTTAACCATTATAAAAAAGCCTTATATTATGTAAATCAATCAAATCATCTTTTTAAGAGTATTGGTAACAGAGAGCCTACGCTTGTTGCTAACAATTACCAATTAGAAGGAATCTGCTACTACAAGTTAGGTGACAATAAAAGAGCGCTAAGTATTTATCAGAAAGCAGCATCTACTTTAGCTCCAATGTCAGATAATTATTTAAAGGGTTTAATTTTTAGTGGAATTGCACAAGTATACATTGAAACAAAAAATCTTGATAAAGCAAAATTATACCTTGATAAAGCAGAAAGTATTGCAGAACAATCTAACTATCTGAGCTTAAAAGATGAGATCTACAATACTTCTCAGCAGTACTATTTTGCTACAAAAAACATCGAAAAACTGGCTGAAGTAAAAATTAAACAAGATTCTACAAAAGAAAAAATATCTTATAACACTTCTGCTTTTATTGACAAAGAATATTCTGATTCACAACAAAAATACCAAATTGAAGAAAAAAAATCTCACAGAAACAGCCTTATATTAATTCTGCTTATTACACTTTTTTGTGTATATATTATCTTAATTTTTATTAAGAGTTCGAATTATAAAGCAAAACATACAAACATCAAAGTAAACACAAAGCAAATACAAGATAATCACATTCATCAGGTTTTCAGCTTAGAAGAAAATATTCAGCAAGAAAGTACAGATAAAGAAATCATCACTAATTTAGATTTTGGGCAGCCTGCAATGATGACGCCTGCAACAGAGAAAAAGCTGCTTGCAAAACTTGAAAAATTTGAAAATTCTACTTTATTTACTCGAAATTCTATATCACTTCCCTATCTCGCCACCTACTGTGATACCAATACTAAGTATTTGTCTTATGTGATTAATAATTTTAAGCATAAAGATTTTAATAATTATATCAATGAATTACGAATAAAATATATTCTTGAAAAACTTAAAAGCGATTCTAAATACCAAAAATATAAAATAGCAAGTTTAGCCGATGAAGCTGGTTTTTCTTCTCAGAGTAAGTTTGCGATTGCATTTAAAAAAATCACAGATATTTCCCCTTCACATTATCTTCAGGCTTTAAATGAAGAAAAATTAAATAATTAA
- a CDS encoding GPW/gp25 family protein, with the protein MDTPNYRMPFVPSTLMSEGGSIDTCDMGESIAHNIMLLITTKKGENRYDENYGNDVWNLEFDNGVTSAVWENVFIKSLKRQIQEFEPRIVQPQVDAHVEVVEHNYDTKEHTEIKKKVRIAINAKMEATGERFSFSTELFLSPMSID; encoded by the coding sequence ATGGACACACCAAATTACAGAATGCCCTTTGTGCCGTCAACCCTGATGTCTGAAGGTGGAAGTATAGACACCTGCGACATGGGTGAAAGTATTGCCCACAACATCATGTTGCTCATTACCACAAAAAAAGGCGAAAACAGATATGATGAAAATTATGGCAACGACGTTTGGAATCTGGAATTTGATAACGGAGTTACATCAGCCGTATGGGAAAATGTTTTTATCAAAAGTCTTAAAAGGCAGATTCAGGAGTTTGAACCGAGAATCGTTCAGCCACAGGTCGACGCCCACGTTGAAGTCGTAGAGCACAACTATGACACCAAAGAACATACAGAAATCAAGAAAAAAGTAAGGATCGCCATCAATGCAAAAATGGAAGCTACAGGAGAACGCTTTAGCTTTTCCACAGAATTGTTCTTGAGTCCTATGTCAATCGATTAA
- a CDS encoding APC family permease, whose product MQKKLKLWDATMLVMGSMIGSGIFIVSADMMRNLGSGYWMIVVWIITGIMTVAAAISYGELSALFPKAGGQYTYLTEIFGKKMGFLYGWGLFTVIQTGTIAAVAMAFGKFTAYLVPSLNDAAPIFQSGEFQITWIQILAIAIILLLTYINTRGVESGKILQNVFTGSKILALLGLIAAGFIFVDFSHLAENFSLGTNAFNNIDKDTTGNFLKTGWESIDGMTLMGGIAAAMVGSVFSSVAWESVTFVSGEIENPKKNVVKAMILGTSAVMLLYIAVNFVYLNAIDRDSIAFAANDRVAVAASQNIFGSAGTVIIAVLVMVSTFGCNNGLILAGARVFQTMAKDGLFFKSAIDNNKNDVPSNALWMQGVWASVLCLSGQYGNLLDMISFVIVLFYMITVFGVIYLRFKQPNLERPYKTWLYPVTPIIYLVIGTVFCVLLLIYKQQYTWPGFLIVLLGLPVYYIINRNKNTDS is encoded by the coding sequence ATGCAGAAAAAACTAAAACTTTGGGACGCTACCATGCTAGTTATGGGTTCTATGATCGGTAGCGGAATCTTTATCGTAAGTGCCGACATGATGCGAAATCTCGGCTCAGGCTACTGGATGATCGTTGTATGGATTATCACCGGAATCATGACGGTTGCTGCAGCAATCAGCTATGGTGAACTTTCAGCTCTGTTTCCTAAAGCGGGCGGACAGTACACCTATCTCACAGAAATTTTCGGTAAAAAAATGGGTTTCCTCTACGGTTGGGGATTGTTTACGGTTATTCAAACCGGTACAATTGCTGCCGTTGCAATGGCTTTCGGAAAGTTCACAGCCTATCTCGTGCCTTCACTCAATGATGCAGCTCCTATTTTCCAAAGTGGAGAATTTCAAATTACCTGGATTCAGATTTTGGCCATAGCCATCATTCTTTTGCTTACCTACATCAATACAAGAGGGGTTGAAAGCGGAAAAATCCTTCAGAATGTCTTTACTGGTTCAAAAATATTAGCTTTATTAGGTTTAATTGCCGCAGGTTTTATCTTCGTAGATTTTTCACATTTGGCAGAAAACTTCAGTTTAGGAACAAATGCTTTTAATAATATCGATAAAGACACCACAGGAAATTTCTTAAAAACCGGCTGGGAATCAATTGACGGAATGACTTTAATGGGCGGAATTGCAGCTGCAATGGTAGGTTCAGTTTTCAGTTCTGTTGCGTGGGAAAGCGTGACTTTTGTTTCTGGTGAAATTGAAAATCCAAAGAAAAATGTGGTCAAGGCAATGATTTTAGGAACTTCTGCCGTTATGCTTTTATATATTGCAGTGAATTTTGTGTATTTAAATGCCATCGACCGAGATTCCATCGCATTTGCAGCCAATGATAGAGTTGCGGTTGCCGCTTCACAGAATATTTTCGGAAGTGCAGGAACAGTGATTATCGCAGTGCTCGTAATGGTTTCTACTTTCGGTTGCAACAACGGATTGATCTTAGCAGGAGCAAGAGTGTTCCAGACCATGGCAAAAGACGGATTGTTTTTCAAATCGGCGATTGATAACAATAAAAATGATGTTCCTTCAAATGCTCTTTGGATGCAGGGAGTTTGGGCTTCGGTTTTATGTCTGAGCGGACAGTACGGCAATCTTTTAGATATGATTTCGTTCGTTATTGTACTGTTTTACATGATTACCGTTTTTGGAGTAATTTACCTAAGATTTAAGCAACCCAATCTCGAAAGACCTTACAAAACTTGGTTGTATCCTGTAACACCTATTATTTATTTAGTGATCGGAACGGTTTTCTGCGTTCTTCTTCTGATCTACAAGCAACAATATACCTGGCCGGGCTTTCTGATTGTGTTACTCGGACTTCCCGTTTATTACATCATTAATCGAAATAAAAATACAGACTCGTAA
- a CDS encoding M14 family zinc carboxypeptidase gives MNFEHLYIQNPDFQNRYISPEKLFSYLQTNLSDYIQEIGRSYLDKPIYKLSIGSGEVNILAWSQMHGNESNATHAMLDLLFTLDKRQELKDDLFSTISLDFIFMLNPDGSERWTRLNAADIDLNRDFHNEASTEIKFLKKLVSSKKYHYALNLHEQRTIFTTDGVHPATLSFLAPSENEERTVTENRKKCMAVIGQIYDSLKDVIPNQIGRYTDEFYPTSTGDNFIKAGMPTILFEGGHFIDDYTRKGTRKYYTIALYYALKAISELKSDIKGWEKYLEIPENKETHYDIVYRNVKLNTDHECILDIAVQYREIFEEGKDEISFVPFVIEAGEVKKRKGWLEIDCTGKRFVSETKYPKLDAEVSFKIVE, from the coding sequence ATGAATTTTGAACATTTGTATATCCAAAATCCCGATTTCCAAAATCGCTATATTTCCCCTGAAAAATTATTTTCTTACCTACAGACCAATCTCAGCGATTACATTCAAGAGATTGGAAGATCATATTTAGATAAACCTATTTATAAATTGAGCATAGGAAGTGGAGAGGTAAATATTCTAGCATGGTCACAAATGCATGGAAACGAATCGAATGCAACGCATGCGATGCTTGATCTATTATTTACTCTTGATAAGCGTCAGGAATTAAAAGATGATCTTTTCAGTACAATCAGCTTAGACTTTATCTTTATGCTAAATCCTGACGGTTCTGAAAGATGGACGAGACTCAATGCTGCAGATATAGATCTAAACAGAGATTTCCATAACGAAGCAAGTACAGAAATTAAATTTTTGAAAAAATTGGTATCGTCGAAGAAATACCATTACGCATTAAATCTTCATGAGCAACGCACCATTTTCACGACTGACGGAGTACATCCTGCGACACTCTCCTTTTTGGCACCTTCTGAAAACGAGGAAAGAACCGTTACTGAAAACAGAAAAAAATGTATGGCGGTCATTGGTCAAATTTATGACAGTTTAAAAGATGTGATACCCAATCAGATCGGAAGATATACCGATGAGTTCTATCCTACTTCTACGGGTGATAATTTCATCAAAGCTGGAATGCCGACGATTCTGTTTGAAGGCGGACATTTTATCGACGACTATACAAGAAAGGGAACGAGAAAATATTATACAATTGCTTTGTATTATGCCTTAAAAGCAATCAGCGAACTAAAATCTGATATAAAAGGCTGGGAAAAATATCTGGAAATTCCCGAAAATAAGGAGACGCATTATGATATTGTGTACAGAAATGTAAAGCTGAATACAGATCATGAATGTATTCTCGATATTGCCGTTCAGTACAGGGAGATTTTTGAAGAAGGAAAAGACGAAATATCATTTGTCCCTTTTGTCATAGAGGCAGGTGAGGTTAAGAAAAGAAAAGGCTGGCTGGAAATAGACTGCACCGGAAAAAGATTCGTAAGTGAAACAAAATATCCCAAATTGGATGCGGAAGTCAGTTTTAAGATAGTAGAATAA